The Micromonospora sp. Llam0 genome includes a window with the following:
- a CDS encoding GNAT family N-acetyltransferase has translation MRIQVETSIPPELSEPTWQLYTTAFDELRVTAVQRHVMDRAEFDQVLSDARVLKYLGRDDRSPDLLTALATFTNELDSMPLISPDYFAHRWPDLYAQRRIWYIGFFAVHPQYRGCGIFESVIADMWQRVQDSDGVAALDICRRNDQIGLGRAIHQTLGSLTEGARATRLDEQTFWLYELPPRP, from the coding sequence ATGCGCATACAGGTCGAAACGAGCATCCCACCCGAACTCTCCGAACCGACCTGGCAGTTGTACACCACCGCGTTCGACGAACTCCGGGTCACCGCGGTCCAACGTCACGTGATGGACCGGGCCGAGTTCGACCAGGTGCTGAGCGACGCCCGGGTGCTGAAGTATCTGGGGCGCGACGACCGGTCCCCCGATCTGCTGACCGCGCTCGCCACCTTCACCAACGAACTGGATTCGATGCCGCTGATCTCCCCGGACTACTTCGCCCACCGCTGGCCCGACCTGTACGCGCAGCGCCGGATCTGGTACATCGGATTCTTCGCCGTCCATCCGCAGTACCGCGGTTGCGGCATCTTCGAGTCGGTGATCGCCGACATGTGGCAACGGGTGCAGGACAGCGACGGCGTCGCGGCGTTGGACATCTGCCGCCGCAACGACCAGATCGGGCTGGGCCGGGCGATCCATCAGACCCTGGGGTCGTTGACCGAGGGGGCGCGGGCGACCCGGCTGGACGAGCAAACGTTCTGGCTCTACGAGTTGCCGCCGCGTCCCTGA
- the hrpA gene encoding ATP-dependent RNA helicase HrpA, giving the protein MNPPSPAPPPADLLKLLPDLTLRDERRLRRRLDGVRKVRDPQARQATLDEIARAIASAQQAVQRQRDAVPQVSYPAGLPVSERADDIAAAVRDHQVVIVAGETGSGKTTQIPKICLELGRGVRGLIGHTQPRRLAARTVADRIADELGTTLGDVVGYKVRFNDQVGGQTLVKLMTDGILLAELQHDKMLRQYDTLIIDEAHERSLNIDFILGYLKQLLPRRPDLKVVITSATIDPQRFADHFSEPGRPPVPMVEVSGRTYPVEVRYRPLLRETVDPDDPDATPGTVTLDQVDGIGAAVEELADEGPGDILVFLSGEREIRDAADALGKLVANRPRLRDTEILPLYARLSAAEQHRIFQSHPGRRVVLATNVAETSLTVPGIKYVIDPGTARISRYSNRLKVQRLPIEPVSQASANQRKGRCGRTSDGICIRLYDEADFESRPEFTDPEILRTNLASVILQMTAIGLGDIAAFPFVEPPDRRQITDGVALLHELGAIEPPSPGLPPRLTQVGRRLAQLPVDPRLGRMVLAAEGNGCVDEVAVIAAALSIQDPRERPAEQKPQADQSHARFADPESDFVALLNLWRYLREQQRERSGSAFRRMCRAEFLNYLRIREWQDIHSQIRQVLRSMNVPVDRGGEPAAPAAVHQSLLAGLLSHIGVKDPAKPEYLGARGAKFAVFPGSALARRPPRWVMAAELVETSRLWARTVAKIEPEWVEALAGHLVKRSYSEPHWEKKQAAVMAYEKVTLYGVPLVSGRKVTFGRVDPALSRELFIRHALVEGDWHTPHRFFHDNRALLDEVGELEERVRRRDIVVDDETLFEFYDQRLPAEVVSGRHFDSWWKKARRDRPDLLTFDRDMLVNQGKGRIDPADFPDEWHSAGLALPLTYRFEPGTGTDGVTVDVPLAMLNQVPDDSFDWHVPGLREELVVALVRSLPKQLRRNFVPVPDFARAVLAAITPGAEPLLDALGRELRRLTGVMVPHDAWDLTKVPPHLRVTFRVVDENDKPLAEGKDLAALRRELTTEVRKVVAAAAPDVERRGLRDWSIGTLPRSVEQDRVGYRVTAYPGLVDEGASVAVRVFDSAAVRDRSMWAGSRRLLLLTLPSPAKFVSGRLSNQDKLALSRNPYRNVVELLDDCAGAAVDLLMTQAGGPAWDADGFAALREQVRAGLVDVTVEIVSRVRQVLAAAYAVQQRLGRTTDLALVAALTDVREQLAALVYPGFVTATGYARLADLPRYLTAIERRLEKLPQNPRRDRDQQARIDTVRREYQQMLDGLPPARHNTEAARRIRWMIEELRVNVFAQALGTPYPVSEQRIYRVMDEAEQAE; this is encoded by the coding sequence ATGAACCCGCCCTCCCCTGCGCCGCCCCCCGCTGACCTGCTGAAACTCCTCCCCGACTTGACGCTTCGTGACGAGCGGCGGCTGCGGCGGCGCCTCGACGGGGTGCGCAAGGTCCGGGATCCGCAGGCCCGGCAGGCAACGCTCGACGAAATCGCCAGGGCGATCGCGTCGGCGCAGCAGGCGGTGCAGCGACAGCGGGACGCGGTGCCGCAGGTCAGCTACCCGGCCGGCCTGCCGGTCAGCGAACGCGCCGACGACATCGCGGCGGCGGTCCGCGACCACCAGGTGGTGATCGTGGCCGGCGAGACCGGCTCGGGCAAGACCACCCAGATCCCGAAGATCTGCCTGGAGCTGGGTCGTGGGGTGCGCGGGCTGATCGGGCACACTCAGCCGCGTCGGCTGGCCGCCCGTACCGTCGCCGACCGGATCGCCGACGAGCTCGGCACCACCCTGGGCGACGTGGTCGGCTACAAGGTCCGGTTCAACGATCAGGTCGGCGGCCAGACCCTGGTCAAGCTGATGACCGACGGGATCCTGCTGGCCGAGCTGCAGCACGACAAGATGCTGCGCCAGTACGACACGTTGATCATCGACGAGGCGCACGAACGCAGCCTGAACATCGACTTCATCCTCGGCTACCTCAAACAGCTGCTGCCCCGCCGCCCCGACCTCAAAGTGGTCATCACGTCGGCGACGATCGACCCGCAGCGCTTCGCCGACCACTTCAGCGAACCGGGTCGTCCACCGGTGCCGATGGTCGAGGTGTCCGGGCGGACCTATCCGGTGGAGGTCCGCTACCGGCCGCTGCTGCGGGAGACCGTCGACCCGGACGACCCGGACGCCACCCCGGGCACCGTGACGCTCGACCAGGTCGACGGGATCGGCGCGGCGGTGGAGGAGCTCGCCGACGAGGGCCCCGGCGACATCCTGGTCTTCCTCAGCGGCGAACGGGAGATCCGCGACGCCGCCGACGCGCTGGGCAAGCTGGTCGCCAACCGGCCCCGGCTGCGCGACACCGAGATCCTGCCGCTGTACGCCCGGTTGTCCGCCGCCGAGCAGCACCGGATCTTCCAGTCGCATCCGGGCCGGCGGGTGGTGCTGGCGACCAACGTCGCCGAGACGTCGCTGACCGTGCCGGGGATCAAGTACGTGATCGACCCGGGTACGGCGCGGATCTCCCGCTACAGCAACCGGCTCAAGGTGCAGCGGCTGCCGATCGAGCCGGTGTCGCAGGCGTCGGCCAACCAGCGTAAGGGCCGCTGCGGGCGCACCTCCGACGGGATCTGCATCCGGCTGTACGACGAGGCCGACTTCGAGTCCAGACCGGAGTTCACCGACCCGGAGATCCTGCGCACCAACCTGGCCTCGGTGATCCTGCAGATGACCGCGATCGGGCTGGGCGACATCGCCGCGTTCCCGTTCGTCGAGCCGCCGGACCGCCGGCAGATCACCGACGGCGTCGCGTTGCTGCACGAGTTGGGTGCGATCGAGCCGCCGTCGCCGGGCCTGCCGCCCCGGTTGACCCAGGTCGGGCGGCGGCTGGCGCAGCTGCCGGTGGACCCCCGGCTCGGCCGGATGGTGCTCGCCGCCGAAGGTAACGGCTGCGTCGACGAGGTCGCGGTGATCGCCGCCGCGCTGTCCATCCAGGATCCCCGGGAACGGCCGGCGGAGCAGAAGCCTCAGGCCGACCAGTCGCACGCCCGGTTCGCCGATCCGGAATCCGACTTCGTCGCCCTGCTCAACCTGTGGCGTTACCTGCGGGAGCAGCAGCGGGAACGCTCCGGCAGCGCGTTCCGGCGGATGTGCCGGGCCGAGTTCCTCAACTACCTGCGGATCCGCGAGTGGCAGGACATCCACAGCCAGATCCGGCAGGTGTTGCGGTCGATGAACGTACCGGTCGACCGGGGCGGTGAGCCGGCCGCGCCGGCCGCCGTACACCAGTCGTTGCTGGCCGGTCTGCTCTCGCACATCGGGGTGAAGGACCCGGCCAAGCCGGAGTACCTGGGTGCCCGGGGAGCCAAGTTCGCGGTCTTCCCCGGCTCGGCGCTGGCCCGCAGACCGCCCCGCTGGGTGATGGCGGCCGAGCTGGTCGAGACGTCCCGGCTGTGGGCCCGTACGGTCGCCAAGATCGAACCGGAGTGGGTCGAGGCGCTCGCCGGCCACCTGGTGAAACGCTCGTACAGCGAACCGCACTGGGAGAAGAAGCAGGCGGCGGTGATGGCCTACGAGAAGGTCACCCTGTACGGCGTACCGCTGGTCTCCGGTCGCAAGGTGACCTTCGGTCGGGTCGACCCGGCGCTGAGCCGGGAGTTGTTCATCCGGCACGCCCTCGTCGAGGGTGACTGGCACACGCCGCACCGGTTCTTCCACGACAACCGGGCGTTGCTCGACGAGGTCGGCGAGCTGGAGGAACGGGTCCGCCGCCGGGACATCGTGGTCGACGACGAGACCCTGTTCGAGTTCTACGACCAGCGGCTGCCGGCCGAGGTGGTCTCCGGCCGGCACTTCGACAGCTGGTGGAAGAAGGCCCGCCGGGACCGGCCCGACCTGCTCACCTTCGACCGGGACATGCTGGTCAACCAGGGCAAGGGCCGCATCGACCCGGCCGACTTCCCCGACGAGTGGCACTCCGCCGGGCTGGCGCTGCCGCTGACGTACCGGTTCGAGCCCGGCACCGGGACCGACGGGGTGACCGTCGACGTGCCGTTGGCGATGCTCAACCAGGTGCCGGACGACAGCTTCGACTGGCACGTGCCCGGGTTGCGCGAGGAGCTGGTCGTAGCCCTGGTCCGGTCGCTACCGAAGCAGCTGCGCCGCAACTTCGTGCCGGTGCCCGACTTCGCCCGCGCGGTGCTGGCCGCCATCACACCCGGCGCCGAGCCGCTGCTGGACGCGCTCGGCCGGGAGCTGCGCCGGCTGACCGGGGTGATGGTGCCGCACGACGCCTGGGACCTGACCAAGGTGCCGCCACACCTGCGGGTCACCTTCCGGGTGGTCGATGAGAACGACAAGCCGCTGGCCGAGGGGAAGGACCTGGCCGCGCTGCGGCGCGAGCTGACCACCGAGGTACGCAAGGTGGTGGCGGCCGCCGCGCCGGACGTGGAGCGGCGCGGGCTGCGCGACTGGAGCATCGGCACGCTGCCGCGCAGCGTCGAGCAGGACCGGGTCGGCTACCGGGTGACCGCCTACCCGGGGCTGGTCGACGAGGGTGCCAGCGTCGCGGTCCGGGTGTTCGACAGCGCCGCCGTCCGGGACCGGTCGATGTGGGCCGGCAGCCGGCGGCTGCTGCTGCTCACCCTGCCGTCCCCAGCGAAGTTCGTCTCCGGCCGGCTGTCCAATCAGGACAAGTTGGCGTTGAGTCGCAACCCGTACCGCAACGTGGTCGAGCTGCTGGACGACTGCGCTGGGGCGGCGGTGGACCTGCTGATGACGCAGGCGGGCGGGCCGGCCTGGGACGCCGACGGGTTCGCGGCGCTGCGCGAGCAGGTCCGCGCCGGGCTGGTCGACGTCACGGTCGAGATCGTGTCCCGGGTACGCCAGGTGCTGGCGGCGGCGTACGCGGTGCAGCAGCGGCTCGGCCGTACCACCGATCTCGCGCTGGTGGCGGCGCTCACCGACGTCCGCGAGCAGCTCGCCGCCCTGGTCTATCCGGGGTTCGTGACCGCCACCGGGTACGCCCGGCTGGCGGACCTGCCGCGCTATCTGACCGCGATCGAACGCCGGTTGGAGAAGCTGCCGCAGAATCCGCGCCGGGACCGCGACCAGCAGGCCAGGATCGACACGGTACGCCGGGAGTACCAGCAGATGCTCGACGGGTTGCCGCCGGCCCGGCACAACACCGAAGCCGCCCGGCGGATCCGCTGGATGATCGAGGAGCTGCGGGTCAACGTGTTCGCTCAGGCGTTGGGTACCCCGTACCCGGTGTCGGAGCAGCGGATCTACCGGGTGATGGACGAGGCCGAGCAGGCCGAGTGA
- a CDS encoding phosphotransferase: MKTLPDNPHLHHLRQQAKELLAGLRDVDPTATLADAQASLAGQYGFRTWPELRAEVDRMRGRADTTDPALAQAIADRFGLGTVAGPMRSLARPDDIGRRWSVSTDRGSWQVRTMDTWWPIVDAQTDTALQLAAAAAGVLLPAPVRSRTGEIIESIGGHRWRAYHQLPAGPPLAPPVSAAVAHSVGGVLAAIHGLELPVDRISPWHAVRLSKVSWADLAAATTATTRTAAAGTWPAALQAAVPNLVDLDSIGRDEPAPEPVLTHNTLGPAQTRLDRDGRLVVLGWEHAGGQPPAWELANALLDWTVDPAGQINVAGVRALVAGYQDRAGRLPALELASFRGALTSLANYVFDQVQAASARDADDPKPEDRRYAERSVRHVLSRLPTRTTLERLLNAVA, from the coding sequence ATGAAGACGCTCCCCGACAACCCACACCTGCACCACCTGCGGCAGCAGGCCAAGGAGCTGCTGGCCGGGCTGCGTGACGTCGATCCGACCGCGACCCTGGCCGACGCGCAGGCGTCGCTGGCCGGTCAGTACGGCTTCCGTACCTGGCCGGAGCTCAGAGCCGAGGTCGACCGGATGCGCGGGCGGGCCGACACCACCGACCCGGCACTCGCCCAGGCCATCGCGGACCGCTTCGGCCTCGGCACCGTCGCCGGCCCGATGCGCTCGCTGGCCCGGCCCGACGACATCGGCCGCCGCTGGTCGGTCAGTACCGACCGGGGCAGCTGGCAGGTGCGCACCATGGACACCTGGTGGCCGATCGTCGACGCCCAAACCGATACCGCGCTGCAGCTGGCCGCCGCTGCGGCCGGCGTGCTGCTGCCGGCACCGGTGCGCAGCCGCACCGGCGAGATCATCGAGTCGATCGGTGGGCACCGTTGGCGGGCGTACCACCAGCTGCCCGCCGGGCCGCCGCTCGCGCCACCGGTGAGCGCGGCCGTGGCCCACTCGGTAGGCGGGGTGCTCGCCGCGATCCACGGGCTCGAACTGCCGGTGGACCGGATCAGCCCGTGGCACGCCGTCCGACTGAGCAAGGTCAGCTGGGCCGACCTGGCCGCCGCCACGACCGCCACCACCAGAACCGCCGCAGCCGGCACCTGGCCTGCGGCGTTGCAGGCAGCGGTGCCCAACCTGGTCGACCTCGACAGCATCGGCCGGGACGAACCAGCGCCCGAGCCGGTGCTGACACACAACACGCTCGGACCGGCACAGACCCGGCTCGACCGCGACGGTCGACTCGTCGTGCTCGGTTGGGAGCATGCCGGTGGTCAGCCGCCGGCATGGGAGTTGGCCAACGCGTTGCTGGACTGGACTGTCGACCCGGCCGGTCAGATCAACGTCGCGGGCGTGCGGGCGCTGGTTGCCGGCTACCAGGACCGGGCTGGCCGGCTGCCCGCGCTGGAGCTGGCAAGCTTCCGGGGCGCGCTGACCAGTCTCGCGAACTACGTGTTCGATCAGGTGCAGGCGGCGTCGGCCCGCGACGCCGACGACCCGAAACCCGAGGATCGGCGGTACGCCGAGCGCAGTGTGCGACACGTGCTGTCCCGGCTTCCGACGCGTACGACGTTGGAGAGGCTGCTGAACGCGGTGGCCTGA
- a CDS encoding ISAs1 family transposase — protein MAALSRVPDPRDARGVRHRLPTVVGLALAAVLAGSVSAYAVGQWIAGCSQKTLKAFGARVDPATGRYVGPDEKTVRGLCARLDGDALDAAMGRWLQRRADAAARAKARVGVRPSRDRKARRRAKAAGQRRRRASARDRHRPRLPQVAVDGKTSRGARTRDRAAPHLLAALTCAGVVLAQCQIPGRSNEIAAFTGLLTPLNLADHVVTADAMQTQRKHARWLREVKEAHFVFPVLDNQPTLFDRLNALDWAGVPVTGRSVDDDRGRHEARTVQVMPAPPDLNFPHVAQVLLIERAVTVKGRTSYQAMLYVTSLTAGQADAADLLAYVRQHWGIEVLHWVRDVTFREDASRIRTGNAPRVMATLRNVSVSLLRIHDTTNIAAALRYNARNNSRILKLLQLQPA, from the coding sequence GTGGCGGCGTTGTCGCGGGTTCCCGATCCGCGAGACGCGCGGGGTGTCCGGCATCGGCTTCCGACGGTGGTCGGGTTGGCCCTCGCCGCGGTCTTGGCCGGAAGTGTGTCGGCGTACGCGGTCGGGCAGTGGATCGCCGGATGTTCGCAGAAGACGTTGAAGGCGTTCGGTGCCCGGGTGGACCCGGCCACCGGAAGGTACGTCGGCCCGGACGAGAAGACGGTGCGGGGGTTGTGTGCCCGACTCGACGGTGACGCGTTGGACGCCGCCATGGGCCGGTGGCTGCAGCGCCGCGCGGACGCGGCGGCGCGGGCGAAAGCCCGGGTCGGGGTGCGGCCGTCGCGGGACCGTAAGGCCCGACGCCGGGCCAAGGCCGCTGGCCAGCGACGCCGCCGCGCCAGCGCGCGGGACCGTCACCGGCCACGGTTGCCGCAGGTCGCGGTGGACGGCAAGACCAGCCGGGGCGCGCGGACCCGCGACCGGGCGGCGCCGCATCTGCTGGCCGCGCTCACCTGCGCCGGGGTGGTCCTCGCCCAGTGTCAGATCCCGGGCAGGAGCAACGAGATCGCCGCGTTCACCGGGCTGTTGACGCCGTTGAACCTCGCTGATCACGTGGTGACCGCCGACGCGATGCAGACGCAACGCAAGCATGCCCGCTGGCTGCGGGAGGTCAAGGAGGCGCATTTCGTGTTCCCGGTGCTCGACAACCAGCCGACCCTGTTCGACCGGCTCAACGCGCTGGACTGGGCCGGGGTGCCGGTCACCGGGCGCAGTGTGGATGACGACCGGGGCCGCCACGAGGCACGTACCGTCCAGGTCATGCCCGCCCCGCCGGATCTGAACTTTCCGCACGTCGCGCAGGTGTTACTGATCGAGCGCGCCGTCACCGTGAAGGGCCGTACCAGCTACCAGGCGATGCTGTATGTCACCAGCCTCACCGCCGGACAGGCCGACGCCGCTGATCTGCTGGCCTACGTCCGTCAGCACTGGGGAATCGAGGTCCTCCACTGGGTGAGGGATGTGACCTTTCGGGAGGACGCTTCCCGGATCCGTACCGGCAACGCGCCGCGTGTCATGGCGACCCTACGAAACGTGTCGGTCAGCCTCCTGAGAATCCACGACACCACCAACATCGCCGCCGCCCTGCGCTACAACGCCCGCAACAACAGCCGAATCCTCAAACTCCTACAGCTCCAACCAGCCTAA
- a CDS encoding transposase: protein MACDTTTTTGNRPGERKARLLLEVFRDRRADVLRFVDDLQVPPTSNQAERDLRPAKIQQKISGRLTSEQRTKDRYRILGYVSSAAKNGLDKMQVLRDAILGRPWMPTGTAKSEGVRLRTPR from the coding sequence TTGGCCTGTGACACCACCACCACCACCGGCAACCGTCCCGGTGAGCGTAAAGCCCGCCTGCTGCTGGAAGTCTTCCGGGACCGTCGCGCCGACGTGCTGCGCTTCGTCGACGACCTACAGGTTCCGCCGACCTCGAACCAGGCCGAACGGGACCTACGACCAGCGAAGATCCAGCAGAAGATCTCCGGGCGGCTCACCAGCGAGCAACGCACGAAAGACCGCTACAGAATTCTCGGCTATGTGTCCAGCGCGGCGAAGAACGGCCTCGACAAGATGCAGGTCCTCCGCGACGCCATCCTCGGACGGCCCTGGATGCCCACGGGCACGGCAAAGTCGGAGGGTGTGCGGCTGAGGACTCCGCGTTGA
- a CDS encoding transposase: MGDLSREELISLARTQAERIAAQDVRIAELTAANEALAARLARLEHLLSRNSSSPPSKDDDPGRTPPAVRKKRDTPAGTRGKQRGAPGSNLAWSDAPDQRRDRFPEGVCGCGAQLTHARDLGVVDRYQQVEVPLMTATLTQYDQHAVRCGCGTLHTAARPQGAGAGPVGYGPNPQAWAVYLMVVHFIPVQRCVRMLQSLTGATPSPGFVHGMLSRAAALTSEVDKRIRTLITLAYAVCCDETPLRVGPKEPKPGRKKADKYLLVACTQWWTHYQVGDRDLATFTAFVVKDLTASVVVHDRYQNYDSAGLGTLVHQLCCAHLLRDLDGAAEVYPDAVWPKRISDAPRALIHETNVAREQNRPGIDPQVKAKLLYNLHHGVLVGL; this comes from the coding sequence TTGGGTGATCTTTCTCGTGAAGAGCTGATCTCGCTCGCTCGGACGCAGGCGGAGCGGATCGCTGCTCAGGACGTTCGGATCGCGGAGTTGACGGCGGCGAACGAAGCTCTTGCGGCGCGGTTGGCACGGTTGGAGCATCTGCTGTCGCGGAACTCGTCGTCTCCGCCGTCGAAGGACGACGATCCGGGTCGAACGCCACCGGCGGTCAGGAAGAAGCGGGACACTCCGGCGGGTACGCGGGGTAAACAGCGGGGTGCGCCGGGGTCGAACCTGGCCTGGTCGGATGCCCCTGATCAGCGGCGGGACCGGTTCCCCGAAGGCGTGTGCGGGTGCGGAGCGCAGTTGACGCACGCGCGGGATCTGGGTGTGGTGGACCGGTATCAGCAGGTCGAGGTCCCGTTGATGACCGCGACGCTGACCCAGTACGACCAGCACGCGGTGCGGTGCGGGTGCGGGACGTTGCACACCGCGGCCCGCCCGCAAGGCGCGGGAGCCGGTCCGGTGGGGTACGGCCCGAACCCGCAGGCGTGGGCTGTCTATCTGATGGTCGTGCATTTCATTCCGGTGCAGCGGTGTGTGCGGATGCTCCAGTCGTTGACGGGGGCGACACCGTCGCCGGGGTTCGTGCACGGCATGCTGAGCCGGGCCGCCGCGTTGACCAGTGAGGTCGACAAACGGATCCGAACGCTGATCACCTTGGCGTACGCGGTGTGCTGTGACGAGACGCCGCTGCGGGTCGGGCCGAAGGAGCCGAAGCCGGGCCGCAAGAAAGCGGACAAGTACCTGCTCGTGGCCTGTACCCAGTGGTGGACTCACTACCAGGTCGGTGATCGGGACCTGGCCACGTTCACCGCGTTCGTGGTCAAGGACCTGACCGCCTCGGTGGTCGTGCACGACCGCTACCAGAACTACGACTCGGCCGGGTTGGGCACCCTGGTACACCAGTTGTGTTGTGCCCACCTCCTCCGTGATCTCGACGGTGCGGCCGAGGTGTACCCCGACGCGGTCTGGCCGAAGCGGATCTCCGACGCCCCGCGTGCTCTGATCCACGAGACGAACGTGGCCCGGGAACAGAACCGGCCCGGCATCGACCCGCAGGTCAAGGCCAAACTGCTGTACAACCTGCACCACGGTGTCCTGGTTGGCCTGTGA
- a CDS encoding helix-turn-helix transcriptional regulator, with protein MTLREPRECLQKGLSQDALGSQVHVTGSQIGHYETGRSLPPDDLAVNLDRVLGTGDELRQLAEQARGEAVAPWMRPWKLNESRAVQLRWFEHSLIPGLLQTEAYAREVISAGTHTEVQIEEMTRERLERQTAALERVNPYPVPLTAIIGEAALRVGPSALMKDQLEHLVDIGHRQTVHVRVLPFSAGLHPGLAGAFVLATLPDGGTAAYIDDQMAGRVCETADKLRHLVLAWEMICARALPCNQSRDLILRVIDEHERAGVAHVHP; from the coding sequence ATCACGCTTCGAGAACCACGTGAATGTTTACAGAAAGGACTGTCGCAGGACGCACTCGGCTCACAGGTGCACGTGACCGGATCGCAGATCGGCCACTACGAGACGGGGCGCTCACTGCCGCCCGACGACCTGGCGGTGAATCTGGACCGGGTGCTCGGCACCGGCGACGAGCTGCGCCAGCTGGCCGAACAGGCGCGCGGCGAGGCGGTCGCCCCGTGGATGCGCCCGTGGAAGCTGAACGAGTCCCGGGCGGTGCAGCTGCGGTGGTTCGAGCACTCGCTCATCCCGGGGCTGCTGCAGACCGAGGCGTACGCCCGGGAGGTCATCTCCGCCGGCACGCACACCGAGGTGCAAATCGAGGAGATGACCCGGGAGCGGCTGGAGCGGCAGACGGCGGCGCTGGAGCGGGTGAACCCGTATCCGGTGCCGTTGACCGCCATCATCGGCGAGGCCGCGCTGCGGGTCGGGCCGTCGGCGCTGATGAAGGACCAGCTGGAGCATCTGGTCGACATCGGCCACCGGCAGACCGTGCACGTGCGCGTCCTGCCGTTCTCCGCCGGGCTGCATCCGGGGCTGGCCGGTGCGTTCGTGTTGGCGACCCTGCCGGACGGCGGAACGGCGGCGTACATTGACGACCAGATGGCGGGGCGGGTCTGCGAGACCGCCGACAAGCTCCGGCATCTGGTGCTCGCCTGGGAGATGATCTGCGCGCGGGCACTGCCCTGTAACCAGTCCCGTGACCTGATTCTGAGAGTGATCGATGAGCATGAGCGAGCCGGTGTGGCGCACGTCCACCCGTAG
- a CDS encoding DUF397 domain-containing protein: MSMSEPVWRTSTRSSSNGGACVEVADNLPGRVLVRDTKDRAGGTLTFAPSAWSTFVASTKPPAATT, from the coding sequence ATGAGCATGAGCGAGCCGGTGTGGCGCACGTCCACCCGTAGCAGCAGCAACGGCGGTGCCTGTGTCGAGGTCGCCGACAACCTGCCCGGCCGGGTCCTGGTCCGGGACACCAAGGACCGTGCCGGCGGGACGCTCACCTTCGCCCCGTCGGCCTGGTCCACCTTCGTCGCCTCGACCAAGCCCCCCGCCGCCACGACGTGA
- a CDS encoding SDR family oxidoreductase, whose amino-acid sequence MTEQRYAGKVALVTGAGSGIGRAVALRLAAEGATVVGCDVDTDGMDGTGKLLAAAGHAADLVTADVTVQADIDELVTRLPGDRIDLLANVAGVMDFFLPVTELDDATWDRVLAVNLTGPMRLTRAVLPLMKVAGKGAIVNIASIGGLTGSVAGSAYVASKHGLIGLTRSTAFLYGADGIRTNAVCPGGVETNIGRSAQPKVEWAYERLSKSFAGHVTRTAAPDEIATLVAWLGSDEAVNVNGAVITSDGGWTS is encoded by the coding sequence ATGACCGAGCAGCGGTACGCGGGCAAGGTCGCGCTGGTCACCGGTGCCGGATCCGGCATCGGTCGGGCCGTGGCGCTGCGGTTGGCCGCAGAAGGAGCGACGGTGGTCGGCTGCGACGTCGACACCGACGGGATGGACGGCACCGGCAAGCTGCTTGCCGCCGCCGGACACGCCGCCGACCTGGTCACCGCCGATGTGACCGTGCAGGCCGACATCGACGAACTGGTCACCCGGCTGCCCGGCGACCGGATCGACCTGCTGGCCAACGTGGCCGGCGTGATGGACTTCTTCCTGCCGGTGACCGAGCTCGACGACGCCACCTGGGACCGGGTGCTCGCAGTCAACCTGACCGGCCCGATGCGGCTGACCCGGGCCGTGCTGCCGCTGATGAAGGTGGCCGGAAAGGGGGCGATCGTCAACATCGCCTCGATCGGCGGGCTGACCGGTTCGGTCGCCGGGTCCGCGTACGTGGCGTCGAAGCACGGCCTGATCGGACTGACCCGTTCGACGGCGTTCCTGTACGGCGCGGACGGCATCCGGACCAACGCTGTCTGCCCCGGCGGGGTGGAGACGAACATCGGCCGCAGCGCCCAACCGAAGGTCGAATGGGCGTACGAACGGCTGTCGAAGTCCTTCGCCGGTCACGTGACCCGGACCGCCGCGCCGGATGAGATCGCGACCCTGGTCGCCTGGCTCGGCAGTGACGAGGCGGTCAACGTCAACGGTGCCGTCATCACCTCGGACGGCGGCTGGACCAGCTGA